One Deltaproteobacteria bacterium DNA segment encodes these proteins:
- the ruvA gene encoding Holliday junction branch migration protein RuvA, whose protein sequence is MIAQLKGVLESKVPSEIIVDVGGVGYQVSIPLSTYDQLPEIGEPVRLKTHTHVREDAIQIFGFLTASEKEFFKLLISVSKIGPKMALAILSGLDAGSLRSAILDEDVGRLSGIPGVGRKTAERICMELKDKVPPGLDTEGGGTANREVLEECPYKDAVAALIHLGYKRGEVAEIIRGLASEEEGRSVEELIRESLRSLSKA, encoded by the coding sequence ATGATTGCACAGCTCAAAGGGGTGCTGGAGTCGAAGGTCCCTTCCGAGATTATTGTTGATGTGGGCGGCGTGGGGTATCAAGTCTCCATTCCTCTTTCTACCTATGACCAGTTGCCCGAGATCGGGGAACCGGTCCGCCTGAAGACCCATACCCATGTCCGGGAAGATGCCATTCAGATCTTCGGATTTCTGACCGCCTCGGAAAAGGAGTTTTTCAAATTGCTCATTTCCGTTTCCAAGATCGGACCGAAAATGGCATTGGCCATTCTGTCCGGGTTGGATGCGGGAAGTCTCCGCTCGGCGATTCTGGACGAAGATGTCGGACGGTTGAGCGGGATTCCCGGCGTGGGGCGGAAAACGGCGGAACGGATCTGTATGGAGCTGAAGGACAAGGTCCCTCCCGGCCTCGATACAGAGGGGGGTGGAACCGCCAACAGGGAGGTGCTGGAGGAGTGTCCTTATAAGGACGCAGTGGCGGCCCTGATTCATTTAGGGTACAAGCGGGGAGAGGTGGCCGAGATCATCCGGGGTCTCGCTTCCGAAGAGGAAGGACGTTCCGTCGAAGAATTGATTCGTGAGTCCCTTCGTTCGCTCTCAAAGGCTTGA
- the ruvC gene encoding crossover junction endodeoxyribonuclease RuvC, whose product MGVDPGSVRTGFGIIHEEQTSLHYLACGVVRTSSSSPISSRLKRIYSELKIVMERYRPDVVSIENIFVARNVQSALKLGHARGVAILAAVNQGLEVVEYTPAEVKKTLAGSGRAEKSQVQHMVKALLSLAELPEPYDASDALALAICHSHSREMNLKMKVLAR is encoded by the coding sequence CTGGGCGTGGATCCCGGTTCGGTGCGGACCGGGTTCGGGATCATCCATGAAGAGCAGACCTCCCTTCACTATCTTGCCTGCGGTGTTGTCCGGACCTCTTCCTCTTCTCCCATTTCCTCCCGTCTCAAACGGATCTACAGTGAATTGAAAATTGTCATGGAGCGCTATCGACCGGACGTGGTCTCAATTGAGAACATCTTTGTGGCCCGGAATGTACAGTCTGCTCTGAAACTTGGACATGCCCGCGGAGTGGCGATCCTGGCGGCGGTCAACCAGGGGCTGGAGGTGGTGGAGTACACCCCGGCGGAGGTCAAAAAGACACTGGCCGGTTCCGGCCGGGCAGAAAAGAGCCAGGTTCAACATATGGTCAAAGCCCTCCTCTCTCTCGCGGAACTTCCCGAGCCCTATGATGCCTCCGATGCCCTGGCGCTGGCCATCTGCCACAGTCATTCCCGGGAGATGAATCTGAAAATGAAAGTCCTGGCCCGATAA
- a CDS encoding YebC/PmpR family DNA-binding transcriptional regulator, with amino-acid sequence MSGHSKWATIKYKKSATDAKRGKVFTKLIKEITVAARIGGGDLSANPRLRTVVMKAKDVNMPADNIKRAIQKGTGELPGISYEEFTYEGYGPGGVAVLVETLTDNKNRTVAEVRHIFSKHNGNLGENGCVAWMFQTRGLIAVEKTKVDEDRLMELALEAGAEDVQAGGDTFEITMEPGDFEAVKKSLEEAGLELSLTEITKIPSTTVRLEGKEAEQMLKLLAALEDNDDVNAVHANFDIDDEVIERVGA; translated from the coding sequence ATGTCAGGCCATTCAAAATGGGCAACGATCAAGTATAAGAAATCGGCAACAGATGCAAAGCGGGGGAAGGTCTTTACAAAACTGATCAAGGAGATTACCGTGGCGGCCCGGATCGGCGGCGGAGATCTATCGGCGAATCCCCGGCTTCGGACGGTGGTGATGAAGGCCAAGGATGTCAATATGCCGGCCGATAATATTAAACGGGCCATCCAGAAGGGAACGGGCGAGCTTCCGGGCATCAGTTACGAAGAATTTACTTATGAAGGATATGGACCCGGCGGGGTGGCCGTGCTGGTGGAGACCCTGACGGACAACAAGAACCGGACCGTTGCCGAGGTCCGTCATATCTTTTCCAAACATAACGGGAACCTGGGGGAAAACGGCTGTGTGGCCTGGATGTTCCAGACACGGGGGTTGATCGCTGTTGAAAAGACGAAGGTGGACGAAGACCGTCTGATGGAGCTTGCCCTGGAGGCGGGTGCCGAGGATGTTCAGGCCGGCGGGGACACCTTTGAGATTACGATGGAGCCGGGTGATTTCGAGGCGGTCAAAAAGAGTCTGGAGGAGGCGGGACTTGAATTGTCCCTGACCGAGATTACGAAGATCCCGAGTACTACGGTCCGACTGGAAGGCAAAGAGGCGGAACAGATGTTGAAGCTTTTGGCGGCGCTGGAAGACAACGATGATGTGAACGCCGTCCATGCCAATTTCGATATTGATGATGAAGTCATTGAGAGGGTAGGTGCCTGA
- a CDS encoding response regulator: MVPENKSRILVVDDDEKSILVIRDLLEFEGYRVFTASNGREALEKIEKTEMDLVITDFQMPVMDGFELLQAINRGFPELPVIMLTGQYREDMERAITTLKEGAYDYMLKPVNLTKLRKSVFSTLQISQSKRESRALTEILEKTLTELNKKSEKLEELTRIHNDLLNIISQDLEAPLTILTGSCKMLLKEDEKTIPPKYKQLIELIGRQGEDIEAIISDLLDLAVVDTGPTEIHKVETGLQKILDKCRRNLYTVAENKGITIAVQPPTGLKPVYADEARMKQVFFNLLHQAIHLSNRNGAIRVGIIPLARDQRVEILFRSSTILLDRIQEIFEGKEIIPGIDKQTRYRLSHCREIIELHEGKIWVEEGIEGETLFCVQIPNLFMKREKD; encoded by the coding sequence ATGGTTCCCGAAAATAAATCCAGAATCCTTGTCGTTGACGATGACGAAAAATCGATCCTGGTTATCCGCGACCTTCTTGAATTCGAAGGATACCGGGTCTTTACTGCATCCAACGGCCGGGAGGCACTGGAGAAAATTGAGAAAACGGAGATGGACCTGGTCATCACCGACTTCCAGATGCCTGTGATGGACGGATTTGAACTTCTCCAGGCGATCAACCGGGGGTTTCCCGAACTGCCGGTCATCATGCTCACCGGCCAGTACCGGGAAGACATGGAGCGCGCGATCACCACCCTCAAGGAAGGTGCCTATGACTACATGCTCAAACCGGTCAACCTGACGAAACTTCGCAAATCGGTTTTTTCTACACTTCAGATCAGCCAGTCCAAACGGGAAAGCCGCGCCCTGACGGAAATTCTCGAGAAAACCCTGACCGAGCTGAACAAGAAGAGTGAAAAACTGGAAGAGCTGACCCGGATCCACAACGACCTGCTCAACATCATCTCCCAGGACCTCGAAGCCCCTCTAACGATCCTCACGGGGAGTTGCAAAATGCTTCTCAAGGAAGACGAGAAAACCATCCCGCCGAAATACAAGCAACTGATTGAACTGATCGGACGGCAGGGGGAAGACATTGAAGCCATTATCTCCGACCTCCTTGATCTGGCGGTCGTCGACACGGGACCGACGGAAATTCACAAAGTGGAGACGGGGCTTCAGAAGATCCTCGACAAGTGCCGCCGGAATCTCTACACCGTGGCCGAGAACAAGGGGATCACCATCGCAGTACAACCCCCCACGGGGCTCAAACCGGTCTATGCCGATGAGGCACGGATGAAACAGGTCTTCTTCAACCTGCTCCATCAGGCCATTCATCTGAGCAACCGGAACGGGGCCATCCGGGTCGGAATCATCCCCCTGGCCCGGGATCAAAGGGTGGAGATTCTCTTTCGGAGCAGCACAATCCTCCTCGACAGGATCCAGGAAATTTTTGAAGGAAAGGAAATCATCCCCGGGATCGACAAGCAGACCCGCTACCGCCTGAGTCACTGCCGGGAAATCATCGAACTCCACGAAGGAAAGATCTGGGTGGAAGAGGGAATCGAAGGGGAGACACTCTTTTGCGTGCAGATTCCGAATCTCTTCATGAAACGGGAAAAGGACTGA
- a CDS encoding RnfABCDGE type electron transport complex subunit B, whose amino-acid sequence MIEAILSLGGLGVLAAFGLGVASKKFAVKVDPKQEAILEALPGANCGGCGFPGCSGMAEAMVKGSAPISGCPVGGGETAGVIAKILGVEAETRDPVVARLLCKGGHAAAKEKYTYHGVSDCRAAALVAGGSKACGYGCLGFGTCMRACPFDAITMSPDGLPVIDESKCTSCGNCVAACPKKIIQLLPIHKKVTVLCSSHDKGAAVKKICTVGCIGCSLCKKVCPFEAIEMDRFLARVIPEKCRQCGLCVAKCPTKVIEDQLAGLHPLAVIGEKCDGCTECVKVCPVKAITGETGKLHVVDPEKCVGCRACVDVCPIDVIEMEPRAKVSR is encoded by the coding sequence ATGATTGAGGCAATATTGAGTTTGGGTGGTCTGGGGGTCCTGGCCGCCTTCGGTCTGGGGGTGGCTTCCAAAAAGTTTGCCGTGAAGGTGGACCCGAAGCAGGAGGCGATTTTAGAGGCCCTGCCGGGGGCGAACTGCGGGGGGTGCGGTTTTCCCGGGTGCAGCGGTATGGCCGAGGCGATGGTGAAAGGGAGTGCTCCGATCAGCGGCTGTCCGGTCGGGGGAGGTGAGACGGCCGGGGTGATCGCAAAGATCCTCGGTGTGGAGGCCGAGACCAGGGATCCTGTCGTGGCGCGGCTTCTCTGCAAGGGGGGGCATGCAGCGGCGAAAGAAAAATATACCTACCATGGTGTTTCGGACTGTCGGGCGGCGGCGCTGGTGGCGGGCGGAAGCAAGGCCTGTGGATACGGCTGTCTCGGGTTCGGGACCTGTATGCGTGCCTGTCCCTTTGACGCGATTACGATGAGCCCGGATGGTCTGCCGGTGATTGATGAATCGAAGTGTACGAGCTGCGGCAACTGCGTGGCCGCCTGTCCGAAGAAGATTATCCAGCTCCTTCCGATCCACAAGAAGGTGACCGTGCTTTGCTCCTCTCATGACAAGGGGGCGGCGGTGAAAAAGATCTGTACCGTCGGCTGTATCGGATGCAGCCTCTGCAAAAAGGTCTGCCCCTTCGAGGCGATCGAGATGGACCGCTTCCTGGCCCGGGTGATTCCGGAGAAGTGCCGGCAATGCGGTCTCTGTGTGGCCAAGTGCCCGACGAAGGTGATCGAGGATCAGTTGGCGGGTCTCCATCCTCTTGCGGTGATCGGGGAGAAGTGCGACGGCTGTACGGAGTGTGTCAAGGTCTGTCCCGTGAAGGCGATTACCGGTGAGACAGGGAAACTTCATGTGGTTGATCCGGAGAAATGTGTGGGGTGTCGGGCCTGTGTTGATGTCTGCCCGATTGACGTGATCGAGATGGAACCTCGGGCCAAGGTTTCAAGATAA
- the rsxA gene encoding electron transport complex subunit RsxA, producing MFEIFLLVIGAVLVNNFVLARFLGICPFLGVSKKVETAVGMGMAVIFVMTVASVVTFLVQRYILVPYGIEYLQTIAFILVIAALVQLVEMVIQKTSPALYGSLGIFLPLITTNCAVLGVAILNVQKDFNFVETTVFGFSAAVGFTLALVLFAGLRERIALARVPETFKGMPIALVTAGLLSLAFMGFSGLVK from the coding sequence ATGTTTGAGATCTTTCTACTGGTGATCGGGGCGGTCCTGGTCAACAATTTTGTTTTGGCCCGATTCTTGGGGATCTGCCCCTTTTTAGGGGTCTCGAAGAAGGTGGAGACGGCGGTCGGGATGGGGATGGCCGTGATCTTCGTGATGACTGTGGCCTCGGTAGTGACTTTCCTCGTTCAGCGCTACATTCTTGTTCCCTACGGGATCGAGTATCTTCAGACGATTGCCTTCATCTTGGTGATTGCCGCCCTGGTGCAGTTGGTGGAGATGGTGATCCAGAAAACGAGCCCGGCTCTTTACGGTTCCCTCGGAATCTTTCTTCCTCTGATTACGACGAACTGCGCCGTCCTCGGTGTGGCGATTCTGAACGTGCAGAAGGATTTTAATTTTGTTGAGACCACGGTCTTCGGTTTTTCAGCTGCAGTTGGTTTTACCCTGGCGCTGGTTCTTTTTGCAGGGCTGCGGGAACGGATTGCCCTGGCCCGGGTTCCGGAGACCTTCAAGGGGATGCCGATCGCCCTGGTGACGGCGGGGTTGCTGTCGCTGGCGTTCATGGGGTTTTCGGGGCTGGTGAAGTGA